In the genome of Denticeps clupeoides chromosome 13, fDenClu1.1, whole genome shotgun sequence, one region contains:
- the lrrc39 gene encoding leucine-rich repeat-containing protein 39 isoform X1: MTKPAWAPPHHDRGGGMLWIGQLHQGSLGNKDQKKQGGPAEAERLERQGSGGEADRSVGGSDNACQVERKSVHRRRSAHLADREGRMEALVQIIQLQEWQLHRVGLQKIPHFIGSFENLIVLDLSRNAITEIPKEIGKLTRLRELLVSYNRVNSVPEELGCCENLEKLELAMNRNLDELPSQLGNLKKLFHLDLSMNQFTEIPDCVVSLPALEWLDMGSNQIQRLPDDLHRCAPRHAQRRTFPASFLRSVCSRCRMDKLHTLWLQRNELEYLPDNISRMRSLDTLVLSSNRLRDIPGLMEGMSNLRFVNFRDNPLTLEVSLPDANAALGEEDDDREMFGRDFMHHYINESRKRGYAVLNVHCVHR, from the exons ATGACAAAG CCCGCCTGGGCTCCCCCTCACCATGACAGGGGTGGCGGCATGCTTTGGATCGGTCAGCTCCATCAAGGCTCTCTGGGAAACAAGGATCAAAAAAAGCAAGGAGGACCTGCAGAAGCAGAGAGACTTGAGAGACAAGGCAGCGGTGGGGAG GCTGACCGGAGCGTGGGAGGATCGGATAACGCTTGCCAAGTTGAAAGAAAGAGTGTACACAGAAGAAGGTCGGCTCATCTTGCGGATAGAGAAGGAAGAATGGAAG CTTTGGTGCAGATCATCCAGCTTCAGGAGTGGCAGCTGCACCGCGTAGGCCTACAGAAGATCCCGCATTTCATTGGCAGCTTTGAAAACCTCATAGTCCTGGACCTGTCTCGAAACGCAATCACAGAGATCCCCAAAGAGATTG GAAAGCTGACCAGGCTCCGAGAGCTGCTGGTGAGCTACAACCGGGTCAACAGTGTCCCGGAGGAGCTGGGCTGCTGCGAGaacctggagaagctggagctgGCAATGAACCGGAACCTGGACGAGCTTCCATCTCAG CTCGGCAATCTCAAGAAGCTGTTCCACTTGGATCTTTCCATGAACCAGTTCACCGAAATCCCGGACTGTGTAGTGAGCCTGCCGGCCCTGGAGTGGCTGGACATGGGCAGCAACCAGATCCAGAGGCTGCCCGACGACCTCCACAGGTGCGCCCCGCGACACGCACAGCGCCGAACGTTCCCCGCGTCGTTTCTAAGGTCCGTGTGCTCGCGGTGCAGGATGGACAAGCTGCACACCCTCTGGCTGCAGAGGAACGAGCTGGAGTACCTGCCCGACAACATCAGTCGGATGCGGAGTCTGGACACCCTGGTGCTCAGCAGCAACAGGCTGCGCGATATTCCTGGATTAATGGAGGGCATGAGCAACCTCAG GTTTGTGAATTTCCGAGACAACCCTCTGACGTTAGAAGTGTCCCTGCCTGACGCGAACGCCGCGCTCGGCGAGGAAGACGACGACCGGGAGATGTTCGGCCGCGACTTCATGCAC
- the lrrc39 gene encoding leucine-rich repeat-containing protein 39 isoform X5, which produces MTGVAACFGSVSSIKALWETRIKKSKEDLQKQRDLRDKAAVGRLTGAWEDRITLAKLKERVYTEEGRLILRIEKEEWKTLPPALVQIIQLQEWQLHRVGLQKIPHFIGSFENLIVLDLSRNAITEIPKEIGKLTRLRELLVSYNRVNSVPEELGCCENLEKLELAMNRNLDELPSQLGNLKKLFHLDLSMNQFTEIPDCVVSLPALEWLDMGSNQIQRLPDDLHRMDKLHTLWLQRNELEYLPDNISRMRSLDTLVLSSNRLRDIPGLMEGMSNLRFVNFRDNPLTLEVSLPDANAALGEEDDDREMFGRDFMHHYINESRKRGYAVLNVHCVHR; this is translated from the exons ATGACAGGGGTGGCGGCATGCTTTGGATCGGTCAGCTCCATCAAGGCTCTCTGGGAAACAAGGATCAAAAAAAGCAAGGAGGACCTGCAGAAGCAGAGAGACTTGAGAGACAAGGCAGCGGTGGGGAG GCTGACCGGAGCGTGGGAGGATCGGATAACGCTTGCCAAGTTGAAAGAAAGAGTGTACACAGAAGAAGGTCGGCTCATCTTGCGGATAGAGAAGGAAGAATGGAAG ACTCTGCCTCCAGCTTTGGTGCAGATCATCCAGCTTCAGGAGTGGCAGCTGCACCGCGTAGGCCTACAGAAGATCCCGCATTTCATTGGCAGCTTTGAAAACCTCATAGTCCTGGACCTGTCTCGAAACGCAATCACAGAGATCCCCAAAGAGATTG GAAAGCTGACCAGGCTCCGAGAGCTGCTGGTGAGCTACAACCGGGTCAACAGTGTCCCGGAGGAGCTGGGCTGCTGCGAGaacctggagaagctggagctgGCAATGAACCGGAACCTGGACGAGCTTCCATCTCAG CTCGGCAATCTCAAGAAGCTGTTCCACTTGGATCTTTCCATGAACCAGTTCACCGAAATCCCGGACTGTGTAGTGAGCCTGCCGGCCCTGGAGTGGCTGGACATGGGCAGCAACCAGATCCAGAGGCTGCCCGACGACCTCCACAG GATGGACAAGCTGCACACCCTCTGGCTGCAGAGGAACGAGCTGGAGTACCTGCCCGACAACATCAGTCGGATGCGGAGTCTGGACACCCTGGTGCTCAGCAGCAACAGGCTGCGCGATATTCCTGGATTAATGGAGGGCATGAGCAACCTCAG GTTTGTGAATTTCCGAGACAACCCTCTGACGTTAGAAGTGTCCCTGCCTGACGCGAACGCCGCGCTCGGCGAGGAAGACGACGACCGGGAGATGTTCGGCCGCGACTTCATGCAC
- the lrrc39 gene encoding leucine-rich repeat-containing protein 39 isoform X3, with protein sequence MLWIGQLHQGSLGNKDQKKQGGPAEAERLERQGSGGEADRSVGGSDNACQVERKSVHRRRSAHLADREGRMEALVQIIQLQEWQLHRVGLQKIPHFIGSFENLIVLDLSRNAITEIPKEIGKLTRLRELLVSYNRVNSVPEELGCCENLEKLELAMNRNLDELPSQLGNLKKLFHLDLSMNQFTEIPDCVVSLPALEWLDMGSNQIQRLPDDLHRCAPRHAQRRTFPASFLRSVCSRCRMDKLHTLWLQRNELEYLPDNISRMRSLDTLVLSSNRLRDIPGLMEGMSNLRFVNFRDNPLTLEVSLPDANAALGEEDDDREMFGRDFMHHYINESRKRGYAVLNVHCVHR encoded by the exons ATGCTTTGGATCGGTCAGCTCCATCAAGGCTCTCTGGGAAACAAGGATCAAAAAAAGCAAGGAGGACCTGCAGAAGCAGAGAGACTTGAGAGACAAGGCAGCGGTGGGGAG GCTGACCGGAGCGTGGGAGGATCGGATAACGCTTGCCAAGTTGAAAGAAAGAGTGTACACAGAAGAAGGTCGGCTCATCTTGCGGATAGAGAAGGAAGAATGGAAG CTTTGGTGCAGATCATCCAGCTTCAGGAGTGGCAGCTGCACCGCGTAGGCCTACAGAAGATCCCGCATTTCATTGGCAGCTTTGAAAACCTCATAGTCCTGGACCTGTCTCGAAACGCAATCACAGAGATCCCCAAAGAGATTG GAAAGCTGACCAGGCTCCGAGAGCTGCTGGTGAGCTACAACCGGGTCAACAGTGTCCCGGAGGAGCTGGGCTGCTGCGAGaacctggagaagctggagctgGCAATGAACCGGAACCTGGACGAGCTTCCATCTCAG CTCGGCAATCTCAAGAAGCTGTTCCACTTGGATCTTTCCATGAACCAGTTCACCGAAATCCCGGACTGTGTAGTGAGCCTGCCGGCCCTGGAGTGGCTGGACATGGGCAGCAACCAGATCCAGAGGCTGCCCGACGACCTCCACAGGTGCGCCCCGCGACACGCACAGCGCCGAACGTTCCCCGCGTCGTTTCTAAGGTCCGTGTGCTCGCGGTGCAGGATGGACAAGCTGCACACCCTCTGGCTGCAGAGGAACGAGCTGGAGTACCTGCCCGACAACATCAGTCGGATGCGGAGTCTGGACACCCTGGTGCTCAGCAGCAACAGGCTGCGCGATATTCCTGGATTAATGGAGGGCATGAGCAACCTCAG GTTTGTGAATTTCCGAGACAACCCTCTGACGTTAGAAGTGTCCCTGCCTGACGCGAACGCCGCGCTCGGCGAGGAAGACGACGACCGGGAGATGTTCGGCCGCGACTTCATGCAC
- the lrrc39 gene encoding leucine-rich repeat-containing protein 39 isoform X4 yields the protein MTKPAWAPPHHDRGGGMLWIGQLHQGSLGNKDQKKQGGPAEAERLERQGSGGEADRSVGGSDNACQVERKSVHRRRSAHLADREGRMEALVQIIQLQEWQLHRVGLQKIPHFIGSFENLIVLDLSRNAITEIPKEIGKLTRLRELLVSYNRVNSVPEELGCCENLEKLELAMNRNLDELPSQLGNLKKLFHLDLSMNQFTEIPDCVVSLPALEWLDMGSNQIQRLPDDLHRMDKLHTLWLQRNELEYLPDNISRMRSLDTLVLSSNRLRDIPGLMEGMSNLRFVNFRDNPLTLEVSLPDANAALGEEDDDREMFGRDFMHHYINESRKRGYAVLNVHCVHR from the exons ATGACAAAG CCCGCCTGGGCTCCCCCTCACCATGACAGGGGTGGCGGCATGCTTTGGATCGGTCAGCTCCATCAAGGCTCTCTGGGAAACAAGGATCAAAAAAAGCAAGGAGGACCTGCAGAAGCAGAGAGACTTGAGAGACAAGGCAGCGGTGGGGAG GCTGACCGGAGCGTGGGAGGATCGGATAACGCTTGCCAAGTTGAAAGAAAGAGTGTACACAGAAGAAGGTCGGCTCATCTTGCGGATAGAGAAGGAAGAATGGAAG CTTTGGTGCAGATCATCCAGCTTCAGGAGTGGCAGCTGCACCGCGTAGGCCTACAGAAGATCCCGCATTTCATTGGCAGCTTTGAAAACCTCATAGTCCTGGACCTGTCTCGAAACGCAATCACAGAGATCCCCAAAGAGATTG GAAAGCTGACCAGGCTCCGAGAGCTGCTGGTGAGCTACAACCGGGTCAACAGTGTCCCGGAGGAGCTGGGCTGCTGCGAGaacctggagaagctggagctgGCAATGAACCGGAACCTGGACGAGCTTCCATCTCAG CTCGGCAATCTCAAGAAGCTGTTCCACTTGGATCTTTCCATGAACCAGTTCACCGAAATCCCGGACTGTGTAGTGAGCCTGCCGGCCCTGGAGTGGCTGGACATGGGCAGCAACCAGATCCAGAGGCTGCCCGACGACCTCCACAG GATGGACAAGCTGCACACCCTCTGGCTGCAGAGGAACGAGCTGGAGTACCTGCCCGACAACATCAGTCGGATGCGGAGTCTGGACACCCTGGTGCTCAGCAGCAACAGGCTGCGCGATATTCCTGGATTAATGGAGGGCATGAGCAACCTCAG GTTTGTGAATTTCCGAGACAACCCTCTGACGTTAGAAGTGTCCCTGCCTGACGCGAACGCCGCGCTCGGCGAGGAAGACGACGACCGGGAGATGTTCGGCCGCGACTTCATGCAC
- the lrrc39 gene encoding leucine-rich repeat-containing protein 39 isoform X6 yields the protein MTGVAACFGSVSSIKALWETRIKKSKEDLQKQRDLRDKAAVGRLTGAWEDRITLAKLKERVYTEEGRLILRIEKEEWKTLPPALVQIIQLQEWQLHRVGLQKIPHFIGSFENLIVLDLSRNAITEIPKEIGKLTRLRELLVSYNRVNSVPEELGCCENLEKLELAMNRNLDELPSQLGNLKKLFHLDLSMNQFTEIPDCVVSLPALEWLDMGSNQIQRLPDDLHRMDKLHTLWLQRNELEYLPDNISRMRSLDTLVLSSNRLRDIPGLMEGMSNLRFVNFRDNPLTLEVSLPDANAALGEEDDDREMFGRDFMHHYINESRKRASGDMYTSVLNVTLEGAPESAVSL from the exons ATGACAGGGGTGGCGGCATGCTTTGGATCGGTCAGCTCCATCAAGGCTCTCTGGGAAACAAGGATCAAAAAAAGCAAGGAGGACCTGCAGAAGCAGAGAGACTTGAGAGACAAGGCAGCGGTGGGGAG GCTGACCGGAGCGTGGGAGGATCGGATAACGCTTGCCAAGTTGAAAGAAAGAGTGTACACAGAAGAAGGTCGGCTCATCTTGCGGATAGAGAAGGAAGAATGGAAG ACTCTGCCTCCAGCTTTGGTGCAGATCATCCAGCTTCAGGAGTGGCAGCTGCACCGCGTAGGCCTACAGAAGATCCCGCATTTCATTGGCAGCTTTGAAAACCTCATAGTCCTGGACCTGTCTCGAAACGCAATCACAGAGATCCCCAAAGAGATTG GAAAGCTGACCAGGCTCCGAGAGCTGCTGGTGAGCTACAACCGGGTCAACAGTGTCCCGGAGGAGCTGGGCTGCTGCGAGaacctggagaagctggagctgGCAATGAACCGGAACCTGGACGAGCTTCCATCTCAG CTCGGCAATCTCAAGAAGCTGTTCCACTTGGATCTTTCCATGAACCAGTTCACCGAAATCCCGGACTGTGTAGTGAGCCTGCCGGCCCTGGAGTGGCTGGACATGGGCAGCAACCAGATCCAGAGGCTGCCCGACGACCTCCACAG GATGGACAAGCTGCACACCCTCTGGCTGCAGAGGAACGAGCTGGAGTACCTGCCCGACAACATCAGTCGGATGCGGAGTCTGGACACCCTGGTGCTCAGCAGCAACAGGCTGCGCGATATTCCTGGATTAATGGAGGGCATGAGCAACCTCAG GTTTGTGAATTTCCGAGACAACCCTCTGACGTTAGAAGTGTCCCTGCCTGACGCGAACGCCGCGCTCGGCGAGGAAGACGACGACCGGGAGATGTTCGGCCGCGACTTCATGCAC
- the lrrc39 gene encoding leucine-rich repeat-containing protein 39 isoform X2: MTGVAACFGSVSSIKALWETRIKKSKEDLQKQRDLRDKAAVGRLTGAWEDRITLAKLKERVYTEEGRLILRIEKEEWKTLPPALVQIIQLQEWQLHRVGLQKIPHFIGSFENLIVLDLSRNAITEIPKEIGKLTRLRELLVSYNRVNSVPEELGCCENLEKLELAMNRNLDELPSQLGNLKKLFHLDLSMNQFTEIPDCVVSLPALEWLDMGSNQIQRLPDDLHRCAPRHAQRRTFPASFLRSVCSRCRMDKLHTLWLQRNELEYLPDNISRMRSLDTLVLSSNRLRDIPGLMEGMSNLRFVNFRDNPLTLEVSLPDANAALGEEDDDREMFGRDFMHHYINESRKRGYAVLNVHCVHR, encoded by the exons ATGACAGGGGTGGCGGCATGCTTTGGATCGGTCAGCTCCATCAAGGCTCTCTGGGAAACAAGGATCAAAAAAAGCAAGGAGGACCTGCAGAAGCAGAGAGACTTGAGAGACAAGGCAGCGGTGGGGAG GCTGACCGGAGCGTGGGAGGATCGGATAACGCTTGCCAAGTTGAAAGAAAGAGTGTACACAGAAGAAGGTCGGCTCATCTTGCGGATAGAGAAGGAAGAATGGAAG ACTCTGCCTCCAGCTTTGGTGCAGATCATCCAGCTTCAGGAGTGGCAGCTGCACCGCGTAGGCCTACAGAAGATCCCGCATTTCATTGGCAGCTTTGAAAACCTCATAGTCCTGGACCTGTCTCGAAACGCAATCACAGAGATCCCCAAAGAGATTG GAAAGCTGACCAGGCTCCGAGAGCTGCTGGTGAGCTACAACCGGGTCAACAGTGTCCCGGAGGAGCTGGGCTGCTGCGAGaacctggagaagctggagctgGCAATGAACCGGAACCTGGACGAGCTTCCATCTCAG CTCGGCAATCTCAAGAAGCTGTTCCACTTGGATCTTTCCATGAACCAGTTCACCGAAATCCCGGACTGTGTAGTGAGCCTGCCGGCCCTGGAGTGGCTGGACATGGGCAGCAACCAGATCCAGAGGCTGCCCGACGACCTCCACAGGTGCGCCCCGCGACACGCACAGCGCCGAACGTTCCCCGCGTCGTTTCTAAGGTCCGTGTGCTCGCGGTGCAGGATGGACAAGCTGCACACCCTCTGGCTGCAGAGGAACGAGCTGGAGTACCTGCCCGACAACATCAGTCGGATGCGGAGTCTGGACACCCTGGTGCTCAGCAGCAACAGGCTGCGCGATATTCCTGGATTAATGGAGGGCATGAGCAACCTCAG GTTTGTGAATTTCCGAGACAACCCTCTGACGTTAGAAGTGTCCCTGCCTGACGCGAACGCCGCGCTCGGCGAGGAAGACGACGACCGGGAGATGTTCGGCCGCGACTTCATGCAC